GAGATGTCGCAGTCCGGCGTGCGCGCCATCGAGGCCTCCCAAGAGGCCGGCGAGCTGCGCGCCGACATCTCTGCCGACTCCATCCTGTTTGTCTTCCTGGCGGTCTCGGAGCACTGGTTCCAGGCCCGCGATCCCTACTTGCGGTCGCTCTGCTGCGAGCCCGCCGGCACCGCCGACGACGACCGCTACCTCGCCGATGTCTTGAAGATCTTCTTCGAGGGTGTGGTCCCCCGCCCTCCCGCCTGACTCTTTGGATCGAGGATTTGCCCCGATGAAACTGCGTCTTTTGGTGCCCTTCACCGTTCTCGCCATCGCCGTCGTCGCTGCCATCTTCCTGTCCAACCCGCCAGCGGTGCCGGCCCGCACCCTCGGTCCCGATAGTGGCGTCACCCGCGTTCGGGTCGCGCCGGTGGAAGCGACCGAGAGCCGCCGGGCGATTCATCTCTCGGGCACCACCCGCGCCGAGCGCCGCGCCCGAGTCGCCTTCGAAACCGCCGGCCGGTTGCTCGAGCGCCGCGTCGACCTGGGGGACCGCTTCTCCCGTGGCGACCTGCTGGCGCGACTCGACCCGGCACCCTTCGACCTCGCGGTGCGCGCCGCCGAAGCCTCCCTGACGGAGGCCGACGAGCGGCTGGCCCAGCTGCGGCGGGACCGCACTCGTAGCGAAGAGCTGGTCGCCGCCGGCGCCGCCACCCGTGAAGAACTCGAGCAGGTGACCGCCTCGTCGGCGTCCCTCGAGGCCAGCCGTGCCGCTGCCGAAGCGCGCCTCGACGAGGCCCGTCGGCAGCAGCGCGAGGCGGTGCTGCGGGCCCCCTTCACGGGCATCGTGAGCCAGGTGGAGATCGAGCCCGGCGAGCGCGCCGTTCCCGGCCGGACGGTGCTCGAGCTGAGCGGCGACGGCGCCATCGAGCTCGAAGCCGAAGCCCCCGAGACCCTGTTGCCGCATCTGCTGCCGGACACCGACGTCGCCGTCGAGCTGCCGCTGCAGCGACGCCGGGTGGAGGGCCGGGTGACCTCCGTCGGCACGGCGAGCAACGCCAGCGGCCTGTTCCCGGTGCGCGTCTCCATGGCGGCGGCTCCCGGAGTGCTGCCGGGGGTTACCGCCGAGCTGATCGTCGAAGCGGCGTCGCCGGAGGCCCTGACCGTTCCCCTGGCGGCGGTGATCGACCCCAGCGGCGGCAACCCCTCCCTGTTCCGGGTCCGCGGTGAGACGGCCGAGCGCATCACCCTCGAGGTCGACGGCCTGATCGCGGATCGCGCCGTCATCGTCGCCTCGCAGCCGCCGCTCGCCGCCGGCGATGTGGTGATCATCGCCGGCCAGGCGACGCTGCGGGCTGGCGAAGCCGTCGAGGTGGCCGGCACCGCGCAGGCCGAGGTGATGCCGTGAGCCTGCTCGGCGACCTGCTCTCCCGGCGTCGGAT
This Acidobacteriota bacterium DNA region includes the following protein-coding sequences:
- a CDS encoding efflux RND transporter periplasmic adaptor subunit; its protein translation is MKLRLLVPFTVLAIAVVAAIFLSNPPAVPARTLGPDSGVTRVRVAPVEATESRRAIHLSGTTRAERRARVAFETAGRLLERRVDLGDRFSRGDLLARLDPAPFDLAVRAAEASLTEADERLAQLRRDRTRSEELVAAGAATREELEQVTASSASLEASRAAAEARLDEARRQQREAVLRAPFTGIVSQVEIEPGERAVPGRTVLELSGDGAIELEAEAPETLLPHLLPDTDVAVELPLQRRRVEGRVTSVGTASNASGLFPVRVSMAAAPGVLPGVTAELIVEAASPEALTVPLAAVIDPSGGNPSLFRVRGETAERITLEVDGLIADRAVIVASQPPLAAGDVVIIAGQATLRAGEAVEVAGTAQAEVMP